The following proteins are encoded in a genomic region of Arvicanthis niloticus isolate mArvNil1 chromosome 21, mArvNil1.pat.X, whole genome shotgun sequence:
- the Usp19 gene encoding ubiquitin carboxyl-terminal hydrolase 19 isoform X3, protein MSTGAGATGPRRGPPGLEEATSKKKQKDQANQESKDGDPRRVSIPQKEPSKDELLLDWKQNADEVIVKLRVGTGPVRLEEVDAAFTDTDCVLRLPDGRQWGGVFFAEIQSSCTKVQARKGGLLQLTLPKKVPLLTWPSLLKKPLGTQELVPGLRCQENGQELSPIALEPGSEPRRAKQEARNQKRAQGRGEVGSGAGPGAQAGPSAKRAVHLHRGPEGEGSMDGPGPQGDAPSFLSDSATQVEAEEQLHVPPVNHQTGLLGAEKNLALLTVDKTVSPRNDPVTPVMVQNRDPEEDDHVKEEMAVGADSTALVDEPESMVNLAFVKNDSYEKGPDSVVVHVYVKAICRDTSRVLFREQDFTLIFQTRDGNFLRLHPGCGPHTIFRWQVKLRNLIEPEQCTFCFTASRIDICLRKRQSQRWGGLEAPATRVGGAKVAVPTGPTPLDSTPPGGGPHPLSGQEEARAVEKEKPKARSEDSGLDGVVSRTPLEHVAPKPEPHLASPKPTCMVPPMPHSPVSGDSVEEDEEEEKKVCLPGFTGLVNLGNTCFMNSVIQSLSNTRELRDFFHDRSFEAEINYNNPLGTGGRLAIGFAVLLRALWKGTHQAFQPSKLKAIVASKASQFTGYAQHDAQEFMAFLLDGLHEDLNRIQNKPYTETVDSDGRPDEVVAEEAWQRHKMRNDSFIVDLFQGQYKSKLVCPVCSKVSITFDPFLYLPVPLPQKQKVLPIFYFAREPHSKPIKFLVSVSKENSSASEVLDSLSQSVHVKPENLRLAEVIKNRFHRVFLPSHSLDAVSPTDVLLCFELLSPELAKERVVVLEVQQRPQVPSIPISKCAACQRKQQSEDEKLKRCTRCYRVGYCNQFCQKTHWPDHKGLCRPENIGYPFLVSVPASRLTYARLAQLLEGYARYSVSVFQPPFQPGRMALESQSPGCTTLLSTSSLDAGDSEREPIQPSELQLVTPVAEGDTGAHRMWPPADRGPVPSTSGISSEMLASGPIEGCSLLAGERVSRPEAAVPGYQHSSESMNTHTPQFFIYKIDASNREQRLEDKGETPLELGDDCSLALVWRNNERLQEFVLVASKELECAEDPGSAGEAARAGHFTLDQCLNLFTRPEVLAPEEAWYCPQCKQHREASKQLLLWRLPNVLIVQLKRFSFRSFIWRDKINDLVEFPVRNLDLSKFCIGQKEEQLPSYDLYAVINHYGGMIGGHYTACARLPNDRSSQRSDVGWRLFDDSTVTTVDESQVVTRYAYVLFYRRRNSPVERPPRAGHAERHPDLGPAAEAAASQASRIWQELEAEEEMVPEGPGPLGPWGPQDWVGPPPRGPTTPDEGCLRYFVLGTVAALVALVLNVFYPLVSQSRWR, encoded by the exons ATGTCTACTGGGGCCGGTGCTACAGGCCCAAGGAGGGGGCCTCCAGGATTGGAGGAGGCCACTagtaagaagaaacagaaggatcaagCAAACCAGGAAAGTAAAGATGGAGATCCCAGGAGAG TGTCCATCCCTCAAAAGGAGCCGTCCAAAGATG AACTGTTGCTCGACTGGAAGCAGAATGCAGATGAGGTGATTGTTAAGCTGAGGGTGGGAACAGGTCCTGTACGGCTGGAGGAAGTAGACGCTGCTTTCACAGACACAGACTGTGTGCTGAGGCTTCCAG ATGGTCGGCAGTGGGGTGGTGTCTTCTTTGCTGAAATACAAAGTTCTTGCACCAAAGTGCAGGCTCGCAAAGGTGGTCTTCTCCAGTTGACACTACCCAAGAAGGTGCCTCTGCTCACATGGCCCTCTCTCCTG AAGAAACCTCTAGGGACCCAAGAGCTGGTGCCAGGGTTGCGGTGCCAGGAGAATGGGCAAGAGCTGTCTCCCATTGCCCTGGAGCCAGGCTCTGAGCCCCGCAGAGCTAAGCAGGAAGCCCGAAACCAGAAGCGGGCCCAGGGCCGTGGTGAGGTAGGCTCAGGGGCTGGCCCTGGGGCACAGGCAGGGCCCAGCGCCAAGAGGGCTGTTCATCTTCACAGAGGGCCAGAAGGGGAAGGGTCCATGGATGGCCCTGGCCCCCAGGGCGATGCCCCATCCTTCCTGTCTGACTCAGCTACCCAG gtTGAAGCTGAGGAGCAGCTCCATGTTCCACCAGTGAACCATCAAACAGGTCTCTTGGGTGCAGAGAAGAATTTAGCCCTTCTGACAGTAGACAAGACGGTGTCCCCCAGGAATGACCCAGTCACCCCAGTCATGGTCCAGAACAGAGACCCTGAGGAAGATGACCATGTCAAAGAGGAGATGGCAGTCGGAGCTGATTCTACAGCCTTAGTGGATG AACCAGAGTCAATGGTGAACCTGGCATTTGTCAAGAATGACTCTTATGAGAAGGGGCCGGATTCGGTGGTGGTACACGTGTACGTGAAGGCAATCTGCAGGGACACCTCCCGAGTACTTTTCCGAGAGCAGGACTTCACGTTGATTTTCCAGACCAG GGATGGAAACTTTCTGAGGCTGCATCCGGGCTGTGGGCCCCACACCATCTTCCGCTGGCAGGTGAAGCTCAG GAATTTGATTGAGCCAGAGCAATGCACATTCTGTTTCACGGCCTCTCGAATCGATATCTGCCTCCGGAAGCGGCAGAGTCAGCGCTGGGGGGGACTGGAGGCCCCTGCTACACGAG TGGGTGGTGCAAAGGTTGCCGTGCCGACAGGTCCAACCCCTTTGGATTCAACCCCTCCAGGAGGTGGCCCCCACCCCCTGTCAGGCCAAGAAGAAGCCAGGGCTGTGGAGAAGGAAAAACCTAAGGCTCGATCTGAGGACTCAGGGCTCGATGGTGTGGTGTCCCGCACCCCTTTGGAGCATGTAGCCCCAAAGCCAGAGCCACACTTGGCCTCG CCCAAACCCACATGTATGGTGCCTCCAATGCCTCATAGTCCGGTGAGTGGAGATAGTGTGGAGGAGGacgaagaggaagagaagaaggtgtGCCTGCCGGGCTTTACCGGCCTTGTCAACTTAGGGAACACCTGCTTCATGAATAGTGTCATTCAGTCACTGTCCAACACTCGGGAACTTCGTGACTTCTTCCATG ACCGATCCTTTGAAGCTGAGATTAACTACAATAACCCACTGGGGACTGGTGGGCGTCTGGCCATTGGCTTTGCTGTGCTTCTCCGGGCCCTGTGGAAGGGTACTCACCAAGCCTTTCAGCCCTCCAAGTTAAAG GCCATTGTAGCAAGCAAGGCCAGCCAGTTCACAGGCTATGCACAGCATGATGCCCAAGAATTCATGGCTTTTTTGTTGGATGGgctgcatgaagacctgaatcgGATCCAAAACAAACCCTACACAGAGACTGTGGACTCCGACGGGCGGCCTGATGAG GTGGTGGCTGAGGAAGCGTGGCAACGGCACAAGATGAGGAACGACTCATTCATTGTGGACCTGTTTCAGGGCCAGTACAAGTCAAAGCTGGTGTGCCCTGTGTGTTCCAAG GTCTCCATCACTTTTGACCCGTTTCTTTATCTGCCGGTACCCTTGCCACAAAAGCAAAAGGTTCTCCCCATATTTTATTTTGCCAGGGAGCCCCACAGCAAACCCATCAAG TTCCTGGTGAGTGTTAGCAAGGAGAACTCCAGCGCAAGTGAAGTTTTGGACTCCCTCTCTCAGAGTGTCCACGTGAAGCCTGAGAACCTGCGCCTGGCTGAG GTAATTAAGAATCGTTTCCACCGTGTTTTCTTGCCCTCCCATTCACTGGACGCTGTCTCCCCAACGGATGTGCTCCTCTGCTTTGAGCTACTATCCCCAGAGTTGGCTAAGGAGCGGGTAGTGGTGCTAGAGGTGCAGCAG CGCCCCCAGGTACCCAGCATTCCTATCTCCAAGTGCGCAGCCTGCCAGCGGAAGCAGCAGTCAGAAGATGAAAAACTGAAGCGCTGTACCCGTTGCTATCGTGTGGGCTACTGCAACCA gTTCTGTCAGAAAACCCATTGGCCTGACCACAAAGGCCTCTGCCGCCCTGAGAACATTGGCTACCCCTTCCTGGTCAGTGTACCTGCTTCACGCCTCACTTATGCCCGCCTTGCTCAGCTACTAGAAGGTTATGCCCG GTACTCTGTGAGTGTATTCCAACCGCCCTTCCAGCCTGGCCGCATGGCTTTGGAATCCCAGAGCCCAGGCTGTACCACGTTGCTTTCAACCAGTTCTCTGGATGCTGGGGATAGTGAAAGAGAACCCATCCAGCCTTCTGAGCTCCAGTTGGTGACTCCTGTGGCTGAGGGGGATACAGGGGCTCATCGCATGTGGCCGCCTGCTGATCGGGGTCCTGTGCCTAGCACCAGTGGAATTTCTTCAGAGATGCTTGCCAGTGGGCCTATTGAAGGTTGTTCCTTGCTTGCTGGTGAGAGGGTGTCTCGGCCTGAAG CTGCTGTGCCTGGGTACCAACACTCAAGTGAATCTATGAACACTCACACACCCCagttcttcatctataaaattgaTGCGTCAAACCGTGAGCAGCGGCTTGAGGACAAAG GGGAGACACCATTGGAGCTAGGTGATGACTGTAGCCTGGCTCTAGTGTGGCGGAACAATGAACGCCTGCAGGAGTTTGTGTTGGTAGCCTCCAAGGAGCTGGAGTGTGCTGAAGATCCAGGCTCCGCTGGTGAGGCTGCCCGTGCTGGCCACTTTACCCTGGACCAGTGCCTCAACCTCTTTACTCGGCCTGAAGTGTTGGCGCCTGAGGAGGCCTG GTACTGCCCACAGTGCAAACAGCACCGAGAGGCCTCCAAACAGCTGCTGCTGTGGCGCCTGCCCAATGTGCTGATTGTGCAGCTGAAGCGCTTCTCCTTCCGAAGCTTCATCTGGCGTGACAAGATCAATGACTTGGTGGAGTTTCCTGTTCG GAACCTGGACTTGAGCAAGTTCTGTATTGGTCAGAAAGAGGAGCAGCTACCTAGCTATGACCTGTATGCTGTCATCAACCACTACGGAGGCATGATCGGTGGTCACTATACTGCCTGTGCACGGCTGCCCAATGACCGCAGTAGCCAGCGCAGTGACGTGG GCTGGCGCTTGTTTGATGACAGCACGGTGACAACAGTAGACGAGAGCCAGGTGGTGACGCGCTATGCCTATGTTCTCTTCTACCGCCGGCGGAACTCTCCTGTGGAGAGACCCCCCAGGGCAGGTCACGCTGAACGCCACCCAGACCTAGGCCCTGCAGCTGAGGCTGCTGCCAGCCAG GCTTCCCGGATTTGGCAGGAGCTCGAGGCGGAGGAGGAGATGGTGCCCGAGGGGCCTGGGCCTCTGGGTCCTTGGGGGCCCCAAGACTGGGTGGGGCCCCCGCCACGTGGCCCTACCACACCAGACGAGGGCTGCCTCCGATACTTTGTCCTGGGTACCGTGGCGGCTTTGGTGGCCCTTGTGCTCAACGTATTCTATCCTCTGGTATCTCAGAGTCGCTGGAGATGA
- the Usp19 gene encoding ubiquitin carboxyl-terminal hydrolase 19 isoform X2 translates to MSTGAGATGPRRGPPGLEEATSKKKQKDQANQESKDGDPRRVSIPQKEPSKDELLLDWKQNADEVIVKLRVGTGPVRLEEVDAAFTDTDCVLRLPDGRQWGGVFFAEIQSSCTKVQARKGGLLQLTLPKKVPLLTWPSLLKPLGTQELVPGLRCQENGQELSPIALEPGSEPRRAKQEARNQKRAQGRGEVGSGAGPGAQAGPSAKRAVHLHRGPEGEGSMDGPGPQGDAPSFLSDSATQVEAEEQLHVPPVNHQTGLLGAEKNLALLTVDKTVSPRNDPVTPVMVQNRDPEEDDHVKEEMAVGADSTALVDEPESMVNLAFVKNDSYEKGPDSVVVHVYVKAICRDTSRVLFREQDFTLIFQTRDGNFLRLHPGCGPHTIFRWQVKLRNLIEPEQCTFCFTASRIDICLRKRQSQRWGGLEAPATRGAVGGAKVAVPTGPTPLDSTPPGGGPHPLSGQEEARAVEKEKPKARSEDSGLDGVVSRTPLEHVAPKPEPHLASPKPTCMVPPMPHSPVSGDSVEEDEEEEKKVCLPGFTGLVNLGNTCFMNSVIQSLSNTRELRDFFHDRSFEAEINYNNPLGTGGRLAIGFAVLLRALWKGTHQAFQPSKLKAIVASKASQFTGYAQHDAQEFMAFLLDGLHEDLNRIQNKPYTETVDSDGRPDEVVAEEAWQRHKMRNDSFIVDLFQGQYKSKLVCPVCSKVSITFDPFLYLPVPLPQKQKVLPIFYFAREPHSKPIKFLVSVSKENSSASEVLDSLSQSVHVKPENLRLAEVIKNRFHRVFLPSHSLDAVSPTDVLLCFELLSPELAKERVVVLEVQQRPQVPSIPISKCAACQRKQQSEDEKLKRCTRCYRVGYCNQFCQKTHWPDHKGLCRPENIGYPFLVSVPASRLTYARLAQLLEGYARYSVSVFQPPFQPGRMALESQSPGCTTLLSTSSLDAGDSEREPIQPSELQLVTPVAEGDTGAHRMWPPADRGPVPSTSGISSEMLASGPIEGCSLLAGERVSRPEAAVPGYQHSSESMNTHTPQFFIYKIDASNREQRLEDKGETPLELGDDCSLALVWRNNERLQEFVLVASKELECAEDPGSAGEAARAGHFTLDQCLNLFTRPEVLAPEEAWYCPQCKQHREASKQLLLWRLPNVLIVQLKRFSFRSFIWRDKINDLVEFPVRNLDLSKFCIGQKEEQLPSYDLYAVINHYGGMIGGHYTACARLPNDRSSQRSDVGWRLFDDSTVTTVDESQVVTRYAYVLFYRRRNSPVERPPRAGHAERHPDLGPAAEAAASQASRIWQELEAEEEMVPEGPGPLGPWGPQDWVGPPPRGPTTPDEGCLRYFVLGTVAALVALVLNVFYPLVSQSRWR, encoded by the exons ATGTCTACTGGGGCCGGTGCTACAGGCCCAAGGAGGGGGCCTCCAGGATTGGAGGAGGCCACTagtaagaagaaacagaaggatcaagCAAACCAGGAAAGTAAAGATGGAGATCCCAGGAGAG TGTCCATCCCTCAAAAGGAGCCGTCCAAAGATG AACTGTTGCTCGACTGGAAGCAGAATGCAGATGAGGTGATTGTTAAGCTGAGGGTGGGAACAGGTCCTGTACGGCTGGAGGAAGTAGACGCTGCTTTCACAGACACAGACTGTGTGCTGAGGCTTCCAG ATGGTCGGCAGTGGGGTGGTGTCTTCTTTGCTGAAATACAAAGTTCTTGCACCAAAGTGCAGGCTCGCAAAGGTGGTCTTCTCCAGTTGACACTACCCAAGAAGGTGCCTCTGCTCACATGGCCCTCTCTCCTG AAACCTCTAGGGACCCAAGAGCTGGTGCCAGGGTTGCGGTGCCAGGAGAATGGGCAAGAGCTGTCTCCCATTGCCCTGGAGCCAGGCTCTGAGCCCCGCAGAGCTAAGCAGGAAGCCCGAAACCAGAAGCGGGCCCAGGGCCGTGGTGAGGTAGGCTCAGGGGCTGGCCCTGGGGCACAGGCAGGGCCCAGCGCCAAGAGGGCTGTTCATCTTCACAGAGGGCCAGAAGGGGAAGGGTCCATGGATGGCCCTGGCCCCCAGGGCGATGCCCCATCCTTCCTGTCTGACTCAGCTACCCAG gtTGAAGCTGAGGAGCAGCTCCATGTTCCACCAGTGAACCATCAAACAGGTCTCTTGGGTGCAGAGAAGAATTTAGCCCTTCTGACAGTAGACAAGACGGTGTCCCCCAGGAATGACCCAGTCACCCCAGTCATGGTCCAGAACAGAGACCCTGAGGAAGATGACCATGTCAAAGAGGAGATGGCAGTCGGAGCTGATTCTACAGCCTTAGTGGATG AACCAGAGTCAATGGTGAACCTGGCATTTGTCAAGAATGACTCTTATGAGAAGGGGCCGGATTCGGTGGTGGTACACGTGTACGTGAAGGCAATCTGCAGGGACACCTCCCGAGTACTTTTCCGAGAGCAGGACTTCACGTTGATTTTCCAGACCAG GGATGGAAACTTTCTGAGGCTGCATCCGGGCTGTGGGCCCCACACCATCTTCCGCTGGCAGGTGAAGCTCAG GAATTTGATTGAGCCAGAGCAATGCACATTCTGTTTCACGGCCTCTCGAATCGATATCTGCCTCCGGAAGCGGCAGAGTCAGCGCTGGGGGGGACTGGAGGCCCCTGCTACACGAG GTGCAGTGGGTGGTGCAAAGGTTGCCGTGCCGACAGGTCCAACCCCTTTGGATTCAACCCCTCCAGGAGGTGGCCCCCACCCCCTGTCAGGCCAAGAAGAAGCCAGGGCTGTGGAGAAGGAAAAACCTAAGGCTCGATCTGAGGACTCAGGGCTCGATGGTGTGGTGTCCCGCACCCCTTTGGAGCATGTAGCCCCAAAGCCAGAGCCACACTTGGCCTCG CCCAAACCCACATGTATGGTGCCTCCAATGCCTCATAGTCCGGTGAGTGGAGATAGTGTGGAGGAGGacgaagaggaagagaagaaggtgtGCCTGCCGGGCTTTACCGGCCTTGTCAACTTAGGGAACACCTGCTTCATGAATAGTGTCATTCAGTCACTGTCCAACACTCGGGAACTTCGTGACTTCTTCCATG ACCGATCCTTTGAAGCTGAGATTAACTACAATAACCCACTGGGGACTGGTGGGCGTCTGGCCATTGGCTTTGCTGTGCTTCTCCGGGCCCTGTGGAAGGGTACTCACCAAGCCTTTCAGCCCTCCAAGTTAAAG GCCATTGTAGCAAGCAAGGCCAGCCAGTTCACAGGCTATGCACAGCATGATGCCCAAGAATTCATGGCTTTTTTGTTGGATGGgctgcatgaagacctgaatcgGATCCAAAACAAACCCTACACAGAGACTGTGGACTCCGACGGGCGGCCTGATGAG GTGGTGGCTGAGGAAGCGTGGCAACGGCACAAGATGAGGAACGACTCATTCATTGTGGACCTGTTTCAGGGCCAGTACAAGTCAAAGCTGGTGTGCCCTGTGTGTTCCAAG GTCTCCATCACTTTTGACCCGTTTCTTTATCTGCCGGTACCCTTGCCACAAAAGCAAAAGGTTCTCCCCATATTTTATTTTGCCAGGGAGCCCCACAGCAAACCCATCAAG TTCCTGGTGAGTGTTAGCAAGGAGAACTCCAGCGCAAGTGAAGTTTTGGACTCCCTCTCTCAGAGTGTCCACGTGAAGCCTGAGAACCTGCGCCTGGCTGAG GTAATTAAGAATCGTTTCCACCGTGTTTTCTTGCCCTCCCATTCACTGGACGCTGTCTCCCCAACGGATGTGCTCCTCTGCTTTGAGCTACTATCCCCAGAGTTGGCTAAGGAGCGGGTAGTGGTGCTAGAGGTGCAGCAG CGCCCCCAGGTACCCAGCATTCCTATCTCCAAGTGCGCAGCCTGCCAGCGGAAGCAGCAGTCAGAAGATGAAAAACTGAAGCGCTGTACCCGTTGCTATCGTGTGGGCTACTGCAACCA gTTCTGTCAGAAAACCCATTGGCCTGACCACAAAGGCCTCTGCCGCCCTGAGAACATTGGCTACCCCTTCCTGGTCAGTGTACCTGCTTCACGCCTCACTTATGCCCGCCTTGCTCAGCTACTAGAAGGTTATGCCCG GTACTCTGTGAGTGTATTCCAACCGCCCTTCCAGCCTGGCCGCATGGCTTTGGAATCCCAGAGCCCAGGCTGTACCACGTTGCTTTCAACCAGTTCTCTGGATGCTGGGGATAGTGAAAGAGAACCCATCCAGCCTTCTGAGCTCCAGTTGGTGACTCCTGTGGCTGAGGGGGATACAGGGGCTCATCGCATGTGGCCGCCTGCTGATCGGGGTCCTGTGCCTAGCACCAGTGGAATTTCTTCAGAGATGCTTGCCAGTGGGCCTATTGAAGGTTGTTCCTTGCTTGCTGGTGAGAGGGTGTCTCGGCCTGAAG CTGCTGTGCCTGGGTACCAACACTCAAGTGAATCTATGAACACTCACACACCCCagttcttcatctataaaattgaTGCGTCAAACCGTGAGCAGCGGCTTGAGGACAAAG GGGAGACACCATTGGAGCTAGGTGATGACTGTAGCCTGGCTCTAGTGTGGCGGAACAATGAACGCCTGCAGGAGTTTGTGTTGGTAGCCTCCAAGGAGCTGGAGTGTGCTGAAGATCCAGGCTCCGCTGGTGAGGCTGCCCGTGCTGGCCACTTTACCCTGGACCAGTGCCTCAACCTCTTTACTCGGCCTGAAGTGTTGGCGCCTGAGGAGGCCTG GTACTGCCCACAGTGCAAACAGCACCGAGAGGCCTCCAAACAGCTGCTGCTGTGGCGCCTGCCCAATGTGCTGATTGTGCAGCTGAAGCGCTTCTCCTTCCGAAGCTTCATCTGGCGTGACAAGATCAATGACTTGGTGGAGTTTCCTGTTCG GAACCTGGACTTGAGCAAGTTCTGTATTGGTCAGAAAGAGGAGCAGCTACCTAGCTATGACCTGTATGCTGTCATCAACCACTACGGAGGCATGATCGGTGGTCACTATACTGCCTGTGCACGGCTGCCCAATGACCGCAGTAGCCAGCGCAGTGACGTGG GCTGGCGCTTGTTTGATGACAGCACGGTGACAACAGTAGACGAGAGCCAGGTGGTGACGCGCTATGCCTATGTTCTCTTCTACCGCCGGCGGAACTCTCCTGTGGAGAGACCCCCCAGGGCAGGTCACGCTGAACGCCACCCAGACCTAGGCCCTGCAGCTGAGGCTGCTGCCAGCCAG GCTTCCCGGATTTGGCAGGAGCTCGAGGCGGAGGAGGAGATGGTGCCCGAGGGGCCTGGGCCTCTGGGTCCTTGGGGGCCCCAAGACTGGGTGGGGCCCCCGCCACGTGGCCCTACCACACCAGACGAGGGCTGCCTCCGATACTTTGTCCTGGGTACCGTGGCGGCTTTGGTGGCCCTTGTGCTCAACGTATTCTATCCTCTGGTATCTCAGAGTCGCTGGAGATGA